A genomic region of Zalophus californianus isolate mZalCal1 chromosome 11, mZalCal1.pri.v2, whole genome shotgun sequence contains the following coding sequences:
- the TIMM10 gene encoding mitochondrial import inner membrane translocase subunit Tim10: MDPLRAQQLAAELEVEMMADMYNRMTSACHRKCVPPHYKEAELSKGESVCLDRCVSKYLDIHERMGKKLTELSMQDEELMKRVQQSSGPV; encoded by the exons ATGGATCCGCTCAGGGCCCAGCAGCTGGCTGCGGAGCTGGAGGTAGAGATGATGGCTGATATGTACAACAG aatgaCCAGTGCCTGTCACCGGAAGTGCGTGCCTCCACACTACAAGGAAGCAGAACTGTCCAAGGGCGAATCTGTGTGCCTGGACCGCTGTGTCTCCAAGTACCTTGATATCCATGAGCGGATGGGCAAGAAGTTGACAGAGTTGTCTATGCAGGATGAAGAGCTGATGAAGAGGGTGCAGCAGAGCTCTGGGCCCGTGTGA